A portion of the Cervus canadensis isolate Bull #8, Minnesota chromosome 26, ASM1932006v1, whole genome shotgun sequence genome contains these proteins:
- the LOC122428178 gene encoding LOW QUALITY PROTEIN: 60 kDa SS-A/Ro ribonucleoprotein-like (The sequence of the model RefSeq protein was modified relative to this genomic sequence to represent the inferred CDS: inserted 1 base in 1 codon; substituted 1 base at 1 genomic stop codon) produces the protein MEESVSQMQPLNEKQIANSEDGYVWQVTDMNRLHRFLCFGSEGGTYYIKEQKLGPENAEALIRLIEDGRGCEVIQEIKSFSQEGRTXKQEPTLSALAICSQCSDISTKQAAFKAVPEVCRIPTHLFTFIQFKKDLKESMKCGMWGRALWKAVADWYNEKGGMALALAVTKYKQRNGWSHKDLLRLSHLKPSSEELAIVTKYITKGWKEVHELYKEKALSVEAEKLLKYLEAVEKVKHTKDELEVLHLIEEHRLVREHLLTNHLKSKEVWKALLQEMPLTALLRNLGKMTANSVLEPGNSEVSLVCEKLCNEKLFKKAHIHPFHVLIALETYKTGHGLRGKLKWRPDEEILQALDAAFYKTFKTVEPTGKCFLLAINVSASMDQRVLGSVLNASTVAAAMCMVVTRTEKDSSIVAFSDEMVPCPVTTDMTXQQVLLAMSQIPAGETDCSLPMIWAQKTNTAADVFIIFTVNETFAGSVHPATALREYRKNMDIPAKLIVCGMTSSGFTIADPDDRGMLDMCGFDTGALDVIRSFTLDMI, from the exons ATGGAGGAATCTGTAAGCCAAATGCAGCCACTGAATGAGAAGCAGATAGCTAATTCCGAAGACGGATATGTGTGGCAAGTCACTGATATGAATCGGCTACACCGGTTCTTATGTTTTGGTTCTGAAGGTGGGACTTACTATATCAAAGAACAGAAGCTGGGCCCTGAGAATGCTGAAGCTTTAATCAGATTGAttgaagatggcagaggatgtgAAGTGATACAGGAAATAAAGTCCTTTAGTCAAGAAGGCAGAA CAAAGCAGGAACCCACGCTCTCTGCCCTCGCCATTTGCTCCCAGTGTTCTGACATAAGCACCAAACAAGCCGCCTTCAAAGCTGTTCCTGAAGTTTGTCGCATCCCTACACACCTTTTTACTTTTATCCAGTTTAAGAAAGATCTAAAGGAAAGCATGaagtgtggcatgtggggtcgTGCCCTCTGGAAGGCTGTAGCAGACTGGTACAATGAAAAGGGTGGCATGGCCCTCGCCCTGGCAGTTACAAAATACAAACAGAGAAATGGCTGGTCTCACAAAGATCTGTTAAGACTGTCTCATCTTAAACCTTCCAGTGAAGAACTTGCTATTGTCACCAAATATATTACAAAGGGCTGGAAAGAggtccatgaactgtataaagaAAAAGCGCTTTCTGTGGAGgctgaaaaattattaaagtatCTCGAGGCTGTAGAGAAAGTGAAGCACACAAAAGATGAACTGGAAGTCCTTCATCTGATAGAAGAGCACAGACTGGTTAGGGAACATCTCCTAACAAATCACTTAAAGTCTAAAGAGGTATGGAAGGCTTTGTTACAAGAAATGCCTCTCACAGCATTATTAAGGAATCTGGGAAAGATGACAGCTAACTCAGTGCTTGAACCAGGAAACTCAGAAGTGTCTTTAGTATGTGAAAAGCTGTGTAatgaaaaactgtttaaaaaggCTCATATACATCCATTTCATGTTTTAATTGCGTTAGAAACTTATAAGACAGGTCATGGGCTCAGAGGAAAACTGAAGTGGCGCCCCGATGAAGAAATTCTGCAAGCTTTGGATGCCgctttttataaaacatttaagacAGTCGAGCCAACTGGAAAGTGTTTCTTACTGGCAATCAATGTCAGTGCTTCTATGGACCAAAGAGTTTTGGGTAGTGTACTCAATGCAAGCACAGTGGCTGCAGCAATGTGCATGGTTGTCACACGAACAGAGAAAGATTCTTCTATAGTTGCTTTTTCAGATGAAATGGTACCATGTCCAGTGACTACAGATATGACCTAACAACAAGTTTTACTAGCTATGAGTCAGATCCCAGCAGGTGAAACTGATTGCTCTCTTCCGATGATCTGGGCTCAAAAGACAAATACAGCTGCCGATGTCTTCATCATATTCACTGTTAACGAGACCTTTGCTGGAAGTGTCCATCCTGCTACCGCTCTGAGGGAATATCGAAAGAATATGGATATTCCAGCTAAATTGATTGTTTGTGGAATGACATCAAGTGGCTTTACCATTGCAGACCCAGATGACAGAGGCATGCTGGACATGTGTGGCTTTGATACTGGAGCTCTGGATGTGATTCGAAGTTTCACATTAGATATGATTTAA